TCCTCGTCCTCTCTCGATTGGGTTCCACTGATCAGATAGGCTCTCTATAAGCTCCACTCCCGGCTCTGCCAGACCCACTGATGcgtgtagattatatatgttattttgcaCTATTTGAcgcatatttatttatatttcatgTTTATGATCTACGTATTCTACACCCTTTTTTATACCATATTTCAGCATAATTACCATTTTACGTCCAAAGATTTTCTTGGTGTCTATTTTCATTTTCAAGAGTAGTTTGGAGCAGTAAAGGATTTAGAATAAGCAAAAGGAGACAACATGAAGAAAACTCTGACCTAGCCATGCCTTTCCCTTGGTGAGGGAAATGAAGGAGTGGAGTGCCCAAGTCAATGAGTGCAACCAACAACcatttcagaaacaaattagacCTAGCCATACCTTAAGGCACAACCAGGAGAAGCTGCAGGAGTTGGCCATGTCATATGGCATGACCAAGGAATAAGAAAGGATGTAGGTCATGCCAAATAGTATGGCCAGGAAGCAGACCCAGCACAAGTGAAGACATGGTCGTGCCTCAGAGCATGGCTAAGAGTCTGCCCTTGCTGATctccaaagaagaaatggactaaATCGTGCCTTAGGGCACGGCCATGCTTCCAAGAGTCAGAAAACTATAGGGTTAAAGAactggccatgccaaatggcacggcccaGATAGAGAAAACAAAGTAGTCTATGTTTTAGTTGTGCTATTTAGCATGGCCAAACACCAAAGACAACGCTAACTGTGCCATACGGTGTGGCCTGGTGCCCAGAACCAAAGCCAATTTGGTTCTGGCCACGCCAAATGGCATGGCTAGATGCACAGGGAGTGGCTTGGTCGTGCCTCACCTCATCTCCTTCAAAGGAGAGGAGGATCCTAGGCGAGAAAGGGTGATAGAGGTCAAATCCTTGCACTCGAATACGTCATCTGGGCGATCCGAGACTGCCCTACTATTCCATCCTCACCGGTACTCTAAGATCTTCATCCAAGGGCTTCACTCGACATCAAGAATAAGTTTTTCTTCACCTTCTTTAGGGTTCTTGAAATTCTTTTGGATTGTAAATCTTCCAATTATAGAGTAGATTTTTATTATTCTAGGATGTATGGAATAATTGTAATGTGTGGATGTTGTAAACTCTATTGAATTGCCaatttccttatttgatgaagCTTATACGGCACTTGTTTTATTTGATAAAATGCTATCAATTAGGCTTTCCTTATTAACATGAAGTTATCTATCTAGATTGCATTTTTGTATACCTAAAtctaatttctgagttagatacaTTGTTGTGTGTCTATGTCTGGCTGTGAACTTGAATTTTCATTAAATTAATGCATAAGTTTTTGCCTCTTTTGAGTATACATTCTGATATAGCTCGGCATGGCCTTAGGATACTTTTTTAacgttgagtatctaaggtaactatcctttTATATAGAACgtaacctcctaagggagaaCAATTCTATATATGGATAAGTCTATCACTTGACTTAATGGGCTTCCCCTAATCATATGCTACGCAAGTGACCTACATAATCTAGAGATGTACACCTGAGAGAGGCCTTATGGCAGGAGGTACTCTACTAAAAATCTGAACTCTCTatgttacttcttcacttgatggcaTACCTGGTTATTAGCAAGGGAAATACTCTGATATACCGTCATGGGATGGTATTCGATAGTAATTTAGATTGTCATGCAAATATACAAGTGGAAAACTAGGAAAGGGCAAATTCATAGCACATCattcaccattacaatgaaacccACAGCCTAGAATATTTTCTGAACTAAGGACTTCCTCAGTTATCTTCTTTTTCAATTATTTTTCACGTCTTAGTTAAAAACCTAAAACAAACGATTATCAATTGCTATCTAGCTTAATTCGAAGTGTAAAACCAATTAGTATTTAATTCTCAGTTCTCGTGAGATTGACTTATAAATGTTATTACTTAACGACGATCGTGCGCTTGTGGTTACGCACATCACCCGCAAGGGGCTTTGCTCCCCGTCCTCTCCCATTTGGATTTCACAGATTGGGCAGGCACTCTACAAGCCCCACTCTTGGCTCTATCGGACTCACACAAGGCTCTATTCCCCATCCTCTCTCGATCAGCTTCCACCAATCGGACAAGCTCTCTATGATCCCCACTCTCGGCTCTACCGGACTAACACAGGGCTCCGCTCCTTGTGCTTTTCCAATCGGCTTCCGCCAATCGGACAAGCTCTGTATGAGCCCCACTTTCAACTCTTCCAACCCCCGCCCCACCCACGAGGCTCTGCTTCTCGTCCTCTCTAGATTGGCTTTCGTCGATCGAACAAGCTCTATAGGAGCCCCACCCCAAGCACTGTCGGACCCCCATGGGGCTCAGTTCCCTATCCTCTACTGATTGACTTCCGCTGATCGGGCAAACTCTCTACAAGCCCTACTCCCAGCTTTGTTAGATCTACAAGGAGCTCTGCTCCCCGTCCTCTCCCAATTGGCTTCTGTCGATCAAGCAGGTTCTCTACCAGCCCCACTCTCAGCTCTGTCGAACTCACACAGGGCTCTGCTCCTCGTCCTCTCCCGGTTGGTTTCCGCCGATCAGACAGGTTCTCTACAGGCCCCACTCCTGGCTTTGCCAGATCCGCATGAGCTCAGCTCCCCATTTTCTCTTGGTCGATTCCTGCCAAGCAGACTGGTTGTAAAAGAACCAGCACTAGCTTACTGGGTCGTGCATAGAACTCTACTCCCTCTCCTCTAGGGATATCGACACAACCCATTTAGGCCTCATAAAAGAGTGGGCTCGCTATAAGGTACTCATCCTTTAGCTAACCGCCTAATAGGCCTCCCGGCCCGTAACCCCATTTCACCGTTAATATAGCACATGAGTGTGTCAGAGAGACAAAAGATAGTATTTGTGTACATATACACAATATACCCTCCCCATACTAGCAATGTGACTATCGGATATAGTGTAAGCATGGTGATGAGACAAGTTGACTGATAACAGGATAATGTCTTATTAAAAATGAGGATTAAGAGAGATATTATAAAAGGGTGTCATTCTCTGCTAGTGCAAGTACACGCACATATAGTGAGGCATTCTCCTACTTTTTATTTTGTACCACCACTTTGCTATCATTATTTTCTAACTTGATCATCAAAATAACTACACCAAATACCCTTCTAGTCCGCCCACTGATGATTTTTCGTCTCCCCTTTCTAGTATTCAGAGATGATTACTGAAGTTCTTTAGCTTAAAGTTTTCTTCATAGTCAACTTTCACTCAACTCACCGACAGGCCAGGGCTCCCTGCTTCCAAATGGAATCAAGTTATGGCTTATTCAAGGCCAACCAATAGGAGTTCATGCCTAAACTCGACCCTCTTAAAGAGGGAGATTAAACATAGATGCATGCCCGATGACATAAAGATAATACACAAATCTAAACTAATTATGGAGGTAGATCTTTTTGTGATATGTATATATTCATAACATAATGTATTcatcttatttaaaatttaaaacttaatcctCTTATTATTcttgtgaaataaaaaaaaaagcacaaatcttatatatatatatatatatataaaagataataCACAAATCTAAACTAATTATGGAGGTATATCTTTTTGTGATATGTATATATTCATAACATAATGTATTTatcttatttaaattttaaaacttaatcctCTTATTATTcttgtgaaattaaaaaaaacacaaatatgatatatatatatatatatatatatatcacgtgGCACATGCAGGTTTGTACagcaagataataaaataaagataaaaataaaatgaatgaAGGAAATGGTTGATACTTGATATGTTAACAAGGTTTTGTTCCTTGAATAAATCTATGAGAAATCTATTTTACTCTCCCTTTTAAGAGTATAATTTTGATGGAATAAAATGAAAAGTGATAGGACCTGGCTTGATGAACTTGATAATTTATTgtatttccttttttaatttaattttttgataaaatacgAGAGATTGCACACATATATATtctagtttatttgtttaatttaataaattatttaatattatttatttaattaattttatttatattgagCGAATAGAAATAAACTATTAACAAATTTAACATCAAAATTATTCACAAACGTTCAATTAATTTACAATTATATTTGAGATGATGCTTGTCACTGGCAAAACCAATTTGATACTCGAATAATAGAATTACCATATAGAGTAAGATTCAAATCTCATGAAATTCATTCGGTAGAGAATAAATTCCACCCATTTAGAATTTTAAGTTGTCTCACACATGTCCAAACAATAAGTGCCAAACATATCACGTAATTTTGAGAGCAGGGAAAAGGAAAAAGCTGCAATGCGTCATTCATATCCATGGACAagacatttttaaaataataataatttttttatttttttacatagaACAATGATGTATATGACATCTTAGGGCCTTTTGCAGTGAATCTGATTTAAGCTCAACTTTAGAAGCCGTAGGACCTACATTGGTGTTTtttcttattttaaattttaattttatgttttttttttttcccaaaattaTATGCAATCTTAAGTTTCATTTTTCCATGTAACAAACCAATcttgaataaaaataaaaacacaaatcaatttaaaaaataacttgtAAAATTAATTGTAAATAAAAATTGTGAACTATTCatcaaacttaaaaaataaatatacaaataaattttaaaaaaaatctaaaaatatatatataagtttaaaatattagaCACactaattaactaaaattttaaaatataaaaacttCAAACAATTAAAAGCTCAATAATATCTGACAAGTCAAGCTAAATTAAGCtcgaactaaaaaaaataaattataaatttaaacaacgTGATTACCATAccaaacaatacaaatctattTAATAAATAACTTATAAAACTaattgtaaatgaaaattatgaatAATGCTCCATAAGCTCATGAACCATTTCTTatcaaacttaaaaataaatatacaaataaaaaaatcacaaaaaacaGATAAGTTTATAATATTAAACACTAATTAACCAAAGTTTTAAAACGTAAAAACTTCAAACAATCAGACACACTCAGATTAAAagctcaataacatctaaacaagtCAAACTATAGTTAAGCTCGActcaaaacaagaaaaaaaaaaatcatcttgaACAACCGTTTGTTTGGTTAATTTTGAACTCAGctcaacttaacttgattaccATACCAAACAATTGTAATCGACACAAGGCTTAATTTAGCTTAACTAATTTACAGTCATATGTCTTGCCATGGGCACCTATGCCGGTAGCCATCTCTACAAACAAATCAAAGTAACAGTTGAGTCCTAGGGAATCTTAGAAGAAAACATAATATCACAGAATTGAATGGCCATTAGTGCTTAACTCAACTCAACTTGAACAACCGTTTTAGCAACTTAACTTGATTACCATACCAAACAATTCTGATCGACACAAAGCTTAATTTAGCTTAACTAATTTACAATCCTATGGCTTGCATGAAGTAATCTTAGGGTTGTGCTCATGTCAATACCATGGGCGGGTATGACTGTAGCCATCTCTACAACCAAACCAATGTGACAGTTGGGTCCTAGGTAATCTTAGAAGAAAACATACATAATTGAATGGCCATTAGTGCTTGGAACATGGAAAACCATTTCTCCAACAACAGAATTACATCTGGATGATCATCGCTTAGACATAAAAAAGAACCATAGAAACATATCATAATTTACAGGTGGTCGAAACCAAAATTAGCTCATcagaaatttactgacaagataAACAACTAATTTCAATCAACAAGTGTATATCCGCAAAACTCCGGCTAAAGCCACAGACATGGCAATTATCATCTTATagtaaaagaatatacaaaagtgTTTGAGACGACCAACCTGACTGTGTACCCTTGGGAGCTGCTGCTACTTGAGTTCTTCACAGAGCATTACTCCACATTTTGCATTCACCAAACGGATGCATTTAGGGCTCCAAGTTAATGTAAATCAACATCTGTATGTAGTGCCAAGCAATAATCTGCATATTGTCAAAGTTAATTGTCTGATCAAACGTCTGTCCTTTGGAGCTCGTCTGTCCTTGGGAGCTCATAATCTTGAGAATATAAGGTGATTGTGGCAGGCGGCAACATAGACTCATCGGAAAATTATTGTTTTCAACTCATTGTCAGTATGCTGGCAGTGCAACTCTTAATTACCAAACCAATGTAGCTTCAAACTTTATCATGCAATGATAGAGTACACCAAGCAACTTATGGTTCCAGGGACTCAGCACATATCTAACTGCTCGATGCAATGCAGAATAGACACTCGACTCAAAACATATATCAAGTCTTATGCAAATAAACATTCATTCGTCCCCATAGTCCTTTGCAAAGATCTTGATTCTCTGTTTGAGATTCTGCACAAATTCACAAGAGTTTAGGGGCGGAAAACTGTTTTGATCTTAGAGATATATGGGATGGAGGAACAGAGAATGTCAAATGAACGGATGCCTTAATCAATGGTAAAATCGCACCTTCAGTTCTTCATGAAGCAATGTGAAGACCCTTTTCATCTGTTTGTTCCTCTGAAATATCAAAGGCCAGAACAAATTTAGTGCTAAACCACACCATTTCTAAAGAAAAAAACACATTCATTCCTTGTCATTACAAACTAGCAAGAGTTACATTAGTAATACAAGGTAGAAAGCTAGATAAAAATCAATAGATCAATTTATATGGATATCCATTAGCCACTCCATATGCAAATAGCAGACTTGAGCAAAAGATCTTAAAGAGCCTTCCATAAGACTAACCGAACCAACAAATGTGCAGCATGACAACAGAATCCCTTCTCCCACAAACAAATTCAAGATTTCATTAAGCATGATACTACAAGATTGGCATAGATTATGTTGGGATTCAATGCTTATTGTGGTTTCTAGCATTCTGTCATCTTGACCAACAACTAAAAGCATTGATTTTTCTTAACTGTTAACAAAGCAAAGATCATGATTAAGCATAATTTCTTTCAGAAATATTTGACAACTTCTCAAATTATACAAAAACAGGAAATTGACAAAGTACAAGAAATCTACCTCACAATAATGGTGATACATATCTCTCAACTTCTCAACAAGATTATTATATTGCTTTCTATCTTGTTCTTTAGCAAATTCAAGGTCATTGCCAATTTGAAAGAACTGATTCCTGCAttacaaaaaaacacaacataaAAATGAAAGCACTCATTCCACAGAAGCTTTGCTCATAATGGACAATTAAGAGAATTTCAGGATACTTAAGCAGTTCCTTAGACAAAGTTTACTATGAAGTGGATAGTTATGAACCACAGTACCTAATTTTCTCCAAGTTCTTATACAAGTAGCAGTATACTTCGTATTTCTCTTGGAACTCCTGGACATAAAGCTCATACCTGCttcaatttattagtcaagaaagaaagaatttaaaagcAGCAAATAGATGAGTGCAACCGGGATAATTAAaactaatatataaattattaaaagaatgcaACCTCATGTCAAGGTAAATATGATGGAatgcaaaatattaaaatatttacttTAACAAGGACAAGAAGACTGAATTTTCCATCTTTATTTCCTAAATTGGAAAATAACATCAACGGTAACACAAGATCTTGACTTCAACTATCTTCACATTGCGATGTCAGACACTTCCCATTATTCTAAACACCTAAATGAAcatttttccttaaaaaaaatcatCCTATTTTTAGACATTTATTAGCCACAGAGTAAGCAACCAAACACACTCATATCTATGGAGAATCTGAAACTACACGTAAAATTACTGTGACCCTCATTAAGTCAAGAAACCTGATATCTAAATCAGCTCCAATTTAAGTAAGAGTATAAATTGTAGCTCTGTAAGTAAGAATTTATGTGGATGAAAGGAAGTATAAATTTTGCATGCATGGAATAAGATGCTGATTTTTTATAGTAGATGTCTATTACTTTCAATTTGCACATACAGCAAATGAGATGCtaattctaacataattactataATTGTTGATTTCATTACTTAAAGCTACAATAGCAAGAACTTACTGCGAAAAGTCCTTTATTGGGCCCTTGAGTTCTGGTTCAACTTTGtcatattttgaataatttgaattATCATCGTCAGATGAAGAATCCCTCATATTCCTGTCATCATTCATCATCAGAACATTTCTCTTACTTTGTTCTGAGGCACTTGATTTCTGCTGTCTCTCACCATTCAAGTGACAAGTCAGGCCACCATTCTTGTTATCAGGCTGTGAGAACATGCTAGGACGAATTTTTTTGGAAGCATTTGTAAAATTTTCCTGATCAATTCTGTGGCCCATTCGCTTTCCATTTCTTGCAGCTGTTTCTGCAGAAACATCCCAGTAAGGAACCTCAGAATCACTGTTATCCAATCTTGGCAATTCATGGTTGAGGATAGTTGCTCGTGGTTGAGGCTTTCCAGACTCAGCTGAATCAGAAAAACGCTCTGTAGGTTCTCTTCTTTGAAGCACACGATTCCCTTGACCTGCACCTTTAGGACTTGGTGATGGCTTCTTTGAACCAGACAAGGTATTCATCATAGCTCTTCCCTTGTTGATTTCAAAGTCTGAATTAGTCATACCTCTTCCCTTGCTTATTTCTAAATCTGCACCATCATTAGTACTAGCTTTGTTATCCAATGTCTTGAAAGAACCTATTCTATCCAGTTGTCTCTTAACCTCCACAGACTCTTCAGCAAGGCCTGGAATCTCACGAAATTCACCCAATTCCAGATCTGAAATCTCTCTTCTGAGCGAAGGTCCCTTGGTGCCTGAACTTATAAACTTTTCAGCCGCAGAAGTTTGCTTACCAAATTGTCCGTTTGTCACACCTTTTGGAAGGTTTCtctcccttgtatccttgacacCACTTCTTGTATCCTTCTGCACTTTTACCTTTAAGTTAGATAGGTTTTCACAGGAATGGAAATTCTTATCCATGTTATCTCGACCAACTTCAACATATCTGTTTCCAATTTTTTCAGTGGCTCTGATAAGTTTTTCTTTTAAATCTGAACCTTTCTTCTTACTGAGTTCTCCAATTTCTTTACCAGGATGATCAACATCTAAAGCAGAAGCAAAATCAGGACTTGGACTCACACTACCCAAGTTTTCAGTTGCAGCAATTCTTCCATAGTTATCTGTATTCTTTCCACCCTGCAAAATATCATCTAACGGCATTGAATTGTAACCATTAGGCTTGGAGCCTTCGGGGGATTCATGCTGcatattatcaaataaattagcAACTTCTAATTTTCTCAAAGACATTGCTTCAGCAGAGCTTGCAGTTTTTGCCCTTTTACCACTGCCTGTTCTCCCTTCAGAGTTTTCTGAATTGATAGTCTTTCTGGTCTTATGTTTGGTAAATTTTCCACTATTGTCTGATAGATCATGATGAGGCCTGTCTTTCATGATGGTTTTCCTGTCATTGTTGCTTGACTTAAGGATTGGGTCATTTACATTATCAAAAGAATAATCACCAAATGACATTTGCTGCTTCTGCAATTGCTTTCCATCATAATGTGAAGTAGAGATTCCTTTAGCAGAGATATGAATATTTTCAGTTGCTTCAGGATTTTCAAAGAGTTCAATGTTCCTATGAGGAGAGCAATCACTAGGATTGACTGCTTCAGTCATCTCATCCATTCTATTAAGTTCATTCAAATCAAAAGGTATTGAAACTTCAGCTTCTTGATCAATTCTAATCTCGTTTTTCTCATGATCATCCTCAGTCACTGCTTTATGCACATCCATCTCTCTTTCATTGTCACTAGAAATTATATCAACATCAACATCAGATACCTCCTTGCTGCTGGAATCATCACTGTCACTGTCAGAACTGCTAGCCTTACTTTGACTACCACTGTCACTTCCACTGCCACTGCTCTCACTCTCACTGTCGCTATCACTTCCGCTTTCACTGGAGCTGCATGCTCGACCTTGACTATCATTGTCAGCCTTGACATGTTCGAGAAAGAGCTCCTGAGCACTTCCTACCATGTCAGGATTCCCAATGATATCTAGTTCTTCTTCCAGATTCATATCTGGACTTTGTTGTTCAATTTTCTCATTTGAGAATTTCTCTTCATGGACTACCTCTACTGCCAAGGTCTTGTCATGTGGGGTGTTAGGAGAGCTGCAAATGAATGGGAAATTTTTGGTGTAAGTAGCTAAAAGATAAGAAATTACACAGGATTGCCAAGTGTATTATAAGGGAATTTTCTTGGAGTAACAAAAGAAAAGACAATGAACCGTCATATAGAATAAGAACGCCGTACACCACAAGGTACAAAAGGTCAAGCATGGAGCATAAAATTCTCAATTTAGAGCCTGTATATTGCCACAAACTAGAACCTGTATATCCACAATTATAAAGATTGCCAGAAGATGACTAAGCATACAGTACAACTGCTATTCCCAATATGAGACCTGAATATTGCCACAGTGCATGACCGGCATCAGTATGTTTTCCTAGTGTCTCAAAACTCATATGATCATAAAGGCATGGACAATCAGGACACAAGGGTGACATGAATAATGAAGGAAATATGGCATGATCTGGTGCGTTGTAGGCAAATGCTTACTATTGGAAATACATTAAAAAGAAGCACCACTAACCATTTGGAAGAAAGGATCAATGAGAATCATGTTTGAAAAATCAAAACATGAAGGTTACAATAAAGAGTAATCATGACCCCTTAGATTAAAATGTAATGATAACCGTAAAATTAACCATGTTTCGTGGAAAGTAATAAGAAAAAGGTTAAATAGCAAAGGTGTTGAGATACAAGTACGATTACCAGgagcaacaaaaaaaaataatatgtaaACATTTGTTAACAATTAGAATTAGGTGTATCCTCTCAATAGAGGATTAATCCAACGAGATAAAATAAGATTGGATGTTGTAAATGTTGATGCAAGAAGCACCAGAtcatcgaacccaagttttgataaagggttcaaagttaagggttattGTGGTTCTAATAAATCTGAatgagtgtgcaggaaagtcctaagtgagctTAGGCAAGGTAAAATTCCTAATAAATACTAggcgggtggaaagtcctagttgcgactaggcaagaaaGTCCTGGTCCAAGAGATTAGGCAGAAGTCTTAGCAAGTCGAAAACATCAACCAAAAAATCCTACTAGTCGAGGACAGTAGGTGAAAAACCTGTAGGTCGTGGACACCAGGCAGAAGACTAGATTAGTCATGGACAGATCGGGGATCGAACATCTAGCGGAAAGTCTTGAAGTCCAAGATACTGAACAAAAGTCCAAACGATCTGAGGACCGATTTGGCAtcaagtaaactctcctgagaaaaGTAAGTAAGGACAGTTGAGGGAATGGTAGGCATCAGATCGACCTAGAGTTTCACGGGAAATTCAAAACTCAGAACTAGACAGTCCCTAAACTGTCAAATTATCTTTATTTTGACTGTACTAACTCTTTGAACAGGAAATATTATTTGTGTTCGACTAACATTGGTTGCAGGAGCAAAATTGAGTTGGCCAAAGCCCTCTGCGTTTGAGGCGCGGAGACGCCTCCTGTGTGATGGAGGCGCATCGGTGCAGAGATGCCTCCGCGCAGATCCAATTCGAGGATAGACTCTGCTTCAACACTTGTCGTGTGGACTCGAGGCGCCTCCGTCCAAACGGAGGTGCCTCCGATCAGATTAGAACCGAGCTTTTCGAAGCTAATCCAGATTAAGCTAGAGATGCCTCCAtttgcttggaggcacctcagttcACCTATATAAGCACACTGTCGAACAGTGTTTGAATGCAACACTTCAAGCGACAACTTCTATGTTCAAACGCCCGCCGCGCTACTCTGACTTCTGACTACAATGCTGCGACGACACTGCTCCGACAACTGCGCTCTACATCGAATTTTCAtactgtcggtataatttatATTACGCAAACTTGTAATCATTTTTTGTAAAGGTCTTTGTAATCAtcgaattattagtgaattaCCCCATGAAAGTGATCatcgatcgcgggccttcgacTAGGAATcatcacagactccgaaccaagtaaaaccaaaagtGCTAtgtttttcttatttccgctgcttttaTTACTcttgagtatttttatgaaaaatgtgaaaaagtcacgagtgttattcaccccccccccccctttagcgcgCTTTCGATCTTACAATTGTGTATCAGAGCGGGGCCGCTCTGAATCGGTGTAATCATCGTTTGAGTAAGTTTTTTCgatggtatttttgagtttttcggagtcgatcagaaTCGGTGCTATCACCCTTTCCAATCAAAAAATTTTTAATCGAGTTTTACGTTTCTCGAAGTTGATACCATACCACTTGAGCTATTTTTCACCTTttcttctcccacactactaatccaattgTCTTGGTACATTTGTCATGTCATTTTTTTTGtgagcatttttttttaaatggtccatcaagaaggctatagtatcGCTTGCCCGCCTCTTTCCTCCGGTGAGGATTTCGGCTACTGGAACATCCGAATGGACTACTACTTGAAGGCAAAGTGGAAATGTGGATCATCATTCAAACAAGGTTTGCATTACCACTCGATAGTGAAATGCGAGAACTAGACCCGCATATAATGAAAAAGGTCAAGACCGACGACAAAGCAACTCAAACTCTCTAATACGGCCTAACCAAAGAGGAACTGAATTGAGTCGGTCTGTTTATAAGTACAAAGGACCTATGGGAAAAACTAATCAAATTGCACAAGGGGACTTCCAATACAAACGTAAATAAACGCtacttaatttaaaataaattatataatattaaaatgcaggatgaTGAATCGATGAGTCAATTACACACTCGGATCTAAGACTTggtcaacggtctccacgcgatcgGACAAAAGGTGAAGAACCGCGACATTATAAGGTATGCGTTAAACGC
This region of Zingiber officinale cultivar Zhangliang chromosome 9A, Zo_v1.1, whole genome shotgun sequence genomic DNA includes:
- the LOC122019220 gene encoding dentin sialophosphoprotein-like; its protein translation is MTDVKISTEDLVSFCFPKRQSLPPPSASASASASDPICSGEVAPASEMFKLGRGGGAGRGNVKRSLPPSSSLHRPATAPGGRLPIGASAGVGRGRPGRGSAAPSPPSREETFSLESGGGPPDFAAIIRLTPDLVDEIRRVEAQGGVARIKFDPNLNNPEGNVIDVGGKEFRFTWSRELRDLCDIYEEQRSGENGHGLLVESGAAWRKLTVQRILDESTKNHVKMRSEEAERLSKSRKAIVLDPANPSVKNQAKSMAAAAVEGSMRRMNWKQKEFFKNRKVDSNPVSNIGPSRSVFKSVTSSNNSKGRVPVSPLSTPPEQHLPVTSASSFGTGNNSHHHDGIASSNLNKEKIGNFETELPRKVHSDVKPDTSGHDAGHTVDHSMDLRHRLITALSKNPKGMNLKALEKAVGERLSTSSKKFEGIIKDIATFQAPGRYFLKSGMELESINLQAPNSGSSPNTPHDKTLAVEVVHEEKFSNEKIEQQSPDMNLEEELDIIGNPDMVGSAQELFLEHVKADNDSQGRACSSSESGSDSDSESESSGSGSDSGSQSKASSSDSDSDDSSSKEVSDVDVDIISSDNEREMDVHKAVTEDDHEKNEIRIDQEAEVSIPFDLNELNRMDEMTEAVNPSDCSPHRNIELFENPEATENIHISAKGISTSHYDGKQLQKQQMSFGDYSFDNVNDPILKSSNNDRKTIMKDRPHHDLSDNSGKFTKHKTRKTINSENSEGRTGSGKRAKTASSAEAMSLRKLEVANLFDNMQHESPEGSKPNGYNSMPLDDILQGGKNTDNYGRIAATENLGSVSPSPDFASALDVDHPGKEIGELSKKKGSDLKEKLIRATEKIGNRYVEVGRDNMDKNFHSCENLSNLKVKVQKDTRSGVKDTRERNLPKGVTNGQFGKQTSAAEKFISSGTKGPSLRREISDLELGEFREIPGLAEESVEVKRQLDRIGSFKTLDNKASTNDGADLEISKGRGMTNSDFEINKGRAMMNTLSGSKKPSPSPKGAGQGNRVLQRREPTERFSDSAESGKPQPRATILNHELPRLDNSDSEVPYWDVSAETAARNGKRMGHRIDQENFTNASKKIRPSMFSQPDNKNGGLTCHLNGERQQKSSASEQSKRNVLMMNDDRNMRDSSSDDDNSNYSKYDKVEPELKGPIKDFSQYELYVQEFQEKYEVYCYLYKNLEKIRNQFFQIGNDLEFAKEQDRKQYNNLVEKLRDMYHHYCERNKQMKRVFTLLHEELKNLKQRIKIFAKDYGDE